One segment of Gemmatimonadota bacterium DNA contains the following:
- a CDS encoding YfcC family protein — MRSLHPLVLLLGCLFVAAALTHLLPAGAFERRDDPDTGRRLVVAGTYQRSDPAPVGPFQALVAIPRGLAEASGVIFFVFLVGGGFAVVEQTGASTRAVQHVVARLGRSETLVIPLACVAFGLGGVLIQMSEELLAFVPVLLLLTARLGYPPIVACAISIGASAVGAAFSPVNPFQVVIAQKVAGLPAGSGLGFRLGVLLLALLLWTWGTMRHARRERVAPACDGAGAGAAEPLQPRDLAILGVVLAAFVLFIVGARRWAWDFPEFSALFFVMGVAAGLLGRRGVAGTADGFVDGFRSMAYAAMLIGFARAIFVVLDDGRVIDTIVQGLFDPIARLPLALSAIGMMGVQALLHVPVPSTSGQAVLTMPVLVPLSDLLGLSRQVTVLAYQYGAGLTELLSPTNGALMALLAAAGVRYSDWLRFGLRLTLLLFGLGAAALLAAIALGV, encoded by the coding sequence ATGCGCTCGCTCCATCCGCTGGTCCTCCTGCTGGGCTGCCTGTTCGTGGCGGCAGCGCTCACCCACCTGCTCCCCGCCGGCGCCTTCGAGCGCCGCGATGATCCTGACACCGGCCGGCGCCTGGTGGTGGCGGGCACCTACCAGCGCAGCGATCCCGCCCCCGTCGGGCCCTTCCAGGCCCTGGTCGCCATCCCGCGCGGACTGGCGGAGGCGAGTGGCGTGATCTTCTTCGTCTTCCTGGTCGGGGGCGGGTTCGCCGTGGTGGAGCAGACGGGCGCCTCGACCCGCGCCGTGCAGCACGTGGTGGCGCGACTGGGGCGCAGCGAGACGCTGGTGATCCCGCTGGCCTGCGTGGCCTTCGGGCTCGGCGGGGTGCTGATCCAGATGTCGGAGGAGTTGCTGGCCTTTGTGCCCGTCCTCCTCCTGCTCACCGCCCGCCTCGGCTACCCGCCAATCGTGGCCTGCGCGATCAGCATCGGCGCCTCCGCCGTGGGCGCCGCATTCAGCCCCGTGAACCCGTTCCAGGTGGTCATCGCCCAGAAGGTGGCGGGATTACCCGCCGGCTCAGGGCTCGGATTCCGGCTCGGCGTGCTGCTGCTGGCCCTGCTGCTGTGGACCTGGGGGACCATGCGCCATGCGCGCCGCGAACGGGTGGCACCAGCATGCGACGGTGCTGGAGCGGGCGCCGCGGAGCCACTGCAGCCCCGGGACCTCGCCATCCTCGGGGTGGTGCTGGCGGCCTTCGTGCTCTTCATCGTCGGGGCCCGGCGCTGGGCCTGGGACTTCCCGGAGTTCAGTGCGCTCTTCTTCGTGATGGGTGTGGCGGCGGGGCTGCTCGGCCGCCGCGGCGTGGCCGGGACGGCGGACGGGTTCGTGGACGGATTCCGGTCCATGGCCTACGCCGCGATGCTCATCGGGTTCGCCCGGGCCATCTTCGTGGTGCTGGATGACGGCCGCGTGATCGACACCATCGTCCAGGGCCTCTTCGACCCCATCGCCCGGCTGCCGCTCGCGCTTTCCGCCATCGGCATGATGGGGGTCCAGGCGCTCCTGCATGTCCCCGTCCCAAGCACTTCCGGCCAGGCGGTACTGACCATGCCGGTCCTCGTGCCGCTTTCCGACCTGCTCGGCCTTTCACGCCAGGTGACGGTGCTGGCGTACCAGTATGGCGCCGGCCTGACCGAGCTCCTGAGCCCCACCAACGGGGCCCTGATGGCCCTCCTGGCCGCGGCGGGGGTGCGGTACAGCGACTGGCTCCGGTTCGGGCTCCGGCTGACCCTGCTGCTCTTCGGGCTGGGGGCGGCGGCGCTGCTGGCCGCCATCGCGCTCGGGGTCTGA
- a CDS encoding GNAT family N-acetyltransferase has protein sequence MSELIIREMENGEEFADWFADLTEQEEATTGDPVHLDEHYLILSNAIGDWIGGLRYNLRGGVAHLTEIAVRYEERHQGHGHRLLEAFEQHAGLQGAHLVEFWTDDAAREPELLANGWLRVLRRTGYQGGRTWYLMEKRLAPAL, from the coding sequence ATGAGCGAACTCATCATTCGGGAAATGGAAAACGGCGAGGAATTCGCCGACTGGTTTGCCGACCTCACCGAACAGGAAGAGGCGACGACCGGCGATCCGGTGCACCTCGACGAGCACTACCTCATCCTCAGCAATGCGATCGGGGACTGGATCGGTGGCCTGCGCTACAACCTCCGGGGCGGCGTGGCGCACCTGACGGAGATCGCGGTCCGCTACGAGGAACGGCACCAAGGGCATGGGCACCGGCTGCTCGAGGCCTTCGAGCAGCACGCGGGGCTGCAGGGGGCGCACCTGGTGGAGTTCTGGACCGACGACGCCGCGCGCGAGCCGGAGCTGCTGGCCAATGGCTGGCTGCGGGTGCTGCGACGCACCGGTTACCAGGGCGGGCGTACCTGGTACCTGATGGAAAAGCGGCTCGCACCGGCGCTCTAG
- a CDS encoding acyl-ACP desaturase, translating into MALTDGARAFLTKIEVLRDLESKVRELMETHEQKRPLWFPSELLGPPPGADPDRHVADLRSRAAGIPDSARAALALNMLTEEGLPHFHRLLAVYLGDDSHWRDWNNLWTAEEDRHGVILHDYIRDTRLVDQRRLEEMQFSYLKSGFQPDWDKDPYRVFAYTTLQERATQQSHSETGRLIGEYEPLLAEVLTNVATEEARHFSFYRTIFEEILQRDPDQALISAAHIMPSIEMPGHTMPGFRDLADVIRRAGIYGPRDYLRIVQEQIRYWRLETLTGLNDLGRKAQEKILGIPARLTRIAEHIESKSRAKTFSFEVVFNREFAME; encoded by the coding sequence ATGGCCCTGACCGACGGCGCACGCGCGTTCCTCACCAAGATCGAGGTCCTCCGGGATCTGGAGTCCAAGGTCCGGGAACTCATGGAGACGCACGAGCAGAAGCGTCCGCTCTGGTTCCCGAGCGAGCTGCTCGGGCCCCCGCCAGGCGCGGACCCGGACCGGCACGTGGCCGACCTGCGATCCCGGGCAGCAGGCATCCCCGACTCGGCGCGGGCGGCGCTTGCACTCAACATGCTCACCGAGGAGGGGCTGCCCCACTTCCACCGGCTGCTGGCCGTGTACCTCGGCGACGACAGCCACTGGCGGGACTGGAACAACCTGTGGACCGCCGAGGAAGACCGGCACGGGGTCATCCTCCACGACTATATCCGCGACACCCGCCTGGTGGACCAGCGGCGGCTCGAGGAGATGCAGTTCAGCTACCTGAAGAGCGGGTTTCAGCCGGACTGGGACAAGGACCCCTACCGGGTCTTCGCGTATACCACGCTGCAGGAGCGGGCCACCCAGCAGTCGCACAGCGAGACCGGGCGGCTGATCGGGGAGTACGAGCCGCTGCTGGCCGAGGTGCTCACCAACGTCGCCACCGAGGAGGCCCGGCACTTCAGCTTCTACCGGACCATCTTCGAGGAGATCCTGCAGCGGGACCCGGACCAGGCGCTGATCTCCGCCGCGCACATCATGCCGAGCATCGAGATGCCGGGGCACACCATGCCTGGCTTCCGGGACCTGGCCGACGTGATCCGGCGCGCCGGCATCTACGGCCCGCGGGACTACCTGCGGATCGTGCAGGAGCAGATCCGCTACTGGCGGCTCGAGACCCTCACCGGCCTCAACGACCTGGGGCGCAAGGCGCAGGAGAAGATCCTCGGCATCCCGGCCCGTCTCACCCGGATCGCGGAGCACATCGAGTCCAAGAGCCGCGCCAAGACGTTCAGCTTCGAGGTGGTGTTCAACCGTGAATTCGCCATGGAATAG